From the Rhodopirellula bahusiensis genome, one window contains:
- the gltX gene encoding glutamate--tRNA ligase, with translation MIRTRFAPSPTGYLHIGGVRTALFNWLLAKQSGGQFILRIDDTDAGRNVEAALKPILDGFRWLGMDWDEGPDVGGPHGPYFQSQRGDQYRAAAEKLLADGHAYRDFAKPDELQTLREEAQKAGEAFVYDRRWMAEDDAAAAKFEAEGRQGVVRLKMPREGQCVIQDLIRGEVIVEWASEQDHVIARADGSPLYHLASVVDDHELKITHVVRAAEHLPNTARQVFIAQSLGYELPTYAHLPYVAEPGGSAKLSKRKLDKYKKNRDFAVLLAHGEKIAERCNMQVDADTFNPVLVDFYREIGFLPDALLNYLLLLGWSLDGETEKFTIAEMIEKFTLDRVNKAPASFDPAKLQSFQGDAFAELSDEKRTELVRPFAVAAGFVAEDDSADTLSAVVAAAGDRLKMAGDIIDFDYCFVDDYAVDDKAYQKRLVKADGAKELLAKLNETLKAATEFDADSVETTVKSFCESEGIKIGQIIHALRVATTGAASGFGMFDTLAVLGQTKVTARIEKTIANLPE, from the coding sequence ATGATTCGCACGCGATTTGCCCCCAGCCCGACCGGATACTTGCACATCGGAGGCGTCCGCACGGCCCTGTTCAATTGGTTGCTCGCCAAGCAATCCGGCGGCCAATTCATTCTGCGAATCGATGACACGGACGCCGGACGAAATGTCGAGGCGGCTCTGAAACCCATCCTGGATGGCTTTCGTTGGCTCGGGATGGATTGGGACGAAGGCCCCGATGTCGGCGGTCCACACGGTCCGTACTTTCAATCCCAGCGAGGCGACCAGTACCGAGCCGCGGCTGAAAAGCTGCTCGCTGACGGACATGCCTATCGCGATTTTGCCAAGCCGGATGAGTTGCAAACGCTTCGTGAAGAAGCTCAGAAAGCTGGCGAGGCGTTTGTCTACGATCGACGCTGGATGGCGGAAGACGATGCGGCCGCGGCCAAGTTCGAAGCCGAAGGTCGCCAAGGCGTTGTGCGTCTGAAGATGCCACGCGAAGGCCAATGCGTGATCCAAGATTTGATCCGCGGCGAAGTCATCGTCGAATGGGCGTCCGAACAAGACCACGTGATCGCGCGTGCCGATGGCAGCCCGCTGTATCACCTGGCTAGCGTCGTCGATGATCACGAACTGAAGATCACTCACGTCGTTCGCGCCGCGGAGCACTTGCCCAACACCGCTCGCCAAGTCTTCATCGCTCAGTCGCTTGGGTATGAGTTACCCACGTACGCTCACCTACCCTACGTGGCCGAACCCGGCGGATCTGCCAAGCTGAGCAAACGCAAACTGGACAAGTACAAAAAGAACCGCGACTTCGCCGTGTTGCTGGCTCACGGTGAAAAGATCGCCGAGCGTTGCAACATGCAAGTCGACGCGGACACGTTCAATCCCGTGTTGGTCGACTTCTACCGCGAGATCGGGTTTTTGCCAGATGCGTTGCTGAACTACCTGTTGTTGCTCGGTTGGTCGCTCGATGGCGAGACCGAGAAGTTCACGATCGCGGAAATGATTGAGAAGTTCACGCTGGATCGTGTCAACAAAGCTCCCGCCTCGTTCGACCCGGCTAAATTGCAATCATTCCAAGGCGACGCGTTCGCGGAACTGTCGGATGAGAAACGAACCGAGTTGGTGCGTCCGTTCGCGGTCGCAGCTGGCTTTGTCGCGGAAGACGACTCGGCCGACACGCTGTCAGCGGTTGTGGCCGCGGCGGGCGATCGACTGAAGATGGCCGGCGACATCATCGATTTCGATTATTGCTTCGTGGACGACTATGCCGTCGACGACAAGGCCTATCAAAAACGTTTGGTCAAAGCGGACGGAGCGAAGGAGTTGCTGGCGAAGTTGAATGAGACTTTGAAAGCAGCAACCGAGTTCGACGCCGACAGTGTGGAAACGACCGTGAAGTCATTCTGCGAATCGGAAGGCATCAAGATCGGCCAAATCATCCACGCGTTGCGAGTCGCGACGACGGGAGCGGCCAGCGGCTTTGGCATGTTCGATACGTTGGCAGTCTTAGGCCAAACCAAGGTCACCGCACGAATCGAAAAAACGATCGCGAATCTGCCAGAGTAG
- a CDS encoding Rieske (2Fe-2S) protein codes for MSDSQPNPSDPKPKRDLYPNELAEQNHSSQPRADLPWHLAFDLEEVETGLAERLAANPDTESFARETLVGDRILAVIFHAGRWYAMDGICTHQGGPLAEGHIADGCVTCPWHGWQYELDTGTQTTSRQPLQAVFPIRQNGNLIEVQLL; via the coding sequence ATGAGCGATTCGCAACCCAACCCTTCCGATCCAAAACCGAAGCGGGATTTGTATCCCAACGAACTCGCGGAGCAGAACCACAGCAGCCAACCCCGCGCGGATCTGCCGTGGCACCTCGCGTTTGACCTGGAGGAGGTGGAGACGGGCCTCGCCGAACGATTGGCCGCCAACCCCGACACCGAATCCTTCGCACGAGAGACTTTGGTCGGCGATCGGATTCTTGCCGTGATCTTTCACGCGGGTCGGTGGTACGCGATGGACGGCATTTGCACCCATCAAGGCGGTCCTCTGGCGGAAGGTCACATCGCCGATGGCTGCGTGACTTGCCCTTGGCATGGATGGCAATACGAGCTGGACACGGGCACGCAAACGACCAGTCGGCAACCGCTTCAGGCGGTGTTCCCGATTCGGCAAAACGGCAACCTGATCGAAGTTCAGCTTTTGTAG
- the gcvT gene encoding glycine cleavage system aminomethyltransferase GcvT, protein MTTSSTNDPVGTPASPADFLQTPLDAWHRQAGAKMVPFAGYEMPIQYEGIVAEHQACRTKAALFDVSHMGRLRFDGDHAAEFLDHVLTRRVTDMVPGQVRYGMVCNAEGGVLDDVLVSFLQTPSERRFHLLVVNASNREKILKWFEPHLADFPTVTMSDRTELTAMIAIQGPMAIEVCKKLFSVDPSRLKNYNAFITDQFAKPVIVSRTGYTGEDGLELIVRAEEAQRVWENVLLAGREAGFVPAGLGARDTLRMEAGMPLYGHELDETIDPITAGLKFGCNLKDRHFIGEDALRAVAEQGRTRCRIGLLPTGKRPAREGCAVLSVDGETIGHVTSGGPSPTLGVPIAMATIDAKHAKDASFQIDIRGKTTDALPTKLPFYKRPPAAS, encoded by the coding sequence ATGACAACTTCATCCACCAACGATCCTGTGGGAACTCCAGCTTCCCCGGCGGACTTTCTGCAAACACCGTTGGATGCTTGGCATCGCCAAGCCGGGGCCAAAATGGTTCCCTTCGCCGGTTACGAGATGCCGATCCAGTACGAAGGCATCGTTGCGGAGCACCAGGCCTGCCGCACCAAAGCCGCTTTGTTTGATGTTTCGCACATGGGCCGGTTGCGGTTCGACGGCGACCACGCAGCCGAATTTCTCGATCATGTTCTGACGCGTCGCGTGACCGACATGGTGCCCGGCCAAGTCCGCTATGGAATGGTCTGCAACGCGGAAGGCGGCGTCCTCGACGACGTGCTGGTTTCGTTTTTGCAGACCCCGTCGGAACGACGTTTTCACCTGTTGGTCGTCAACGCATCGAACCGGGAAAAAATCCTGAAGTGGTTCGAGCCTCACTTGGCGGATTTTCCCACTGTCACCATGTCGGATCGCACCGAGTTGACCGCGATGATCGCGATCCAAGGACCGATGGCGATCGAAGTTTGCAAGAAACTGTTCTCAGTCGATCCATCGCGACTGAAAAATTACAACGCGTTCATCACCGACCAATTTGCGAAGCCGGTCATCGTCAGCCGCACGGGATACACCGGAGAAGATGGGCTGGAATTGATCGTCCGGGCGGAAGAAGCCCAGCGGGTATGGGAGAACGTCTTGCTCGCCGGTCGTGAAGCCGGGTTTGTTCCCGCCGGTTTGGGGGCTCGCGACACGTTGCGAATGGAAGCCGGGATGCCGCTCTACGGACACGAGCTCGATGAAACAATTGACCCGATCACGGCCGGGTTGAAGTTCGGTTGCAACCTGAAAGACCGTCACTTCATCGGCGAAGATGCCTTGCGAGCCGTCGCTGAACAAGGCCGCACACGTTGCCGGATCGGTTTGCTTCCCACCGGCAAACGTCCCGCTCGGGAAGGTTGTGCTGTGCTCAGTGTGGATGGCGAAACGATCGGGCATGTCACCAGCGGCGGGCCTTCCCCCACGTTGGGCGTTCCAATCGCGATGGCAACCATTGATGCCAAGCACGCGAAAGATGCGAGCTTCCAAATTGATATTCGTGGCAAGACAACGGATGCTTTGCCGACGAAGCTGCCGTTCTACAAACGGCCACCCGCCGCGTCTTAG
- the gcvH gene encoding glycine cleavage system protein GcvH encodes MARDPSTLRYAETHEWVDVQEEGGDKFATIGISAFAVEQLNDLVYMDLPEVGRVLEIGEEFGEVESVKAVSPLYSPVAGEVVAVHSDLPDNLDNLNDDAFDFGWILKVKLSADLPDSLMDYAAYQKQCSEAG; translated from the coding sequence ATGGCACGAGACCCTTCGACCCTGCGTTATGCCGAGACTCACGAGTGGGTCGACGTTCAAGAAGAAGGCGGCGACAAGTTCGCAACGATTGGTATCTCAGCCTTCGCCGTTGAGCAGCTCAACGACTTGGTCTATATGGACCTTCCCGAAGTCGGACGGGTTCTCGAAATCGGCGAGGAATTCGGTGAAGTCGAATCGGTCAAAGCGGTTAGCCCTCTATACAGCCCGGTGGCTGGAGAAGTCGTCGCGGTTCACTCCGACCTGCCAGACAACTTGGACAATTTGAACGATGACGCGTTCGATTTTGGATGGATTCTGAAAGTGAAATTATCAGCGGATCTGCCTGATTCGTTGATGGACTATGCCGCTTATCAAAAACAGTGTTCCGAAGCAGGTTGA
- a CDS encoding M16 family metallopeptidase, with the protein MNFAMLSQLDVAAARCRFGRRTSAFLLSSLVAALCLIPTLCPADDAAKKDSSVPLKLREVEGISEYALPNGVKVLLFPDESKEVVTVNMTVFVGSRHEGYGEAGMAHLLEHMLFKGTPTHPEVPKVLQDRGARFNGTTWMDRTNYYETLPASEDNLEFALNLEADRLLNSNIKGEDLESEMTVVRNEFERGENSPMRVLMQRIESAAFDWHNYGKSTIGNRSDIERVPVVKLRQFYRKYYRPDNVMVIIAGNFEVDHALQSVNDAFGSLPVPGTPIDETYTVEPPKDGERTVVLRRVGDVQVVGAAYHIPAGSHPDYAAVKALTNVLGDEPSGRLYKEMVETEIASSVFAMAFGFREPGLLMTMAEVPEDQSIEQARAKLIELMESDWDKNPITEQEVERAKQQMLKARELEAANTDKIAVSLSDWAAQGDWRLYFLYRDAVEALTVDQVRDVASRYLKRNNRTVGLFMPSEESDRVSVPESPDLAALLKDYKGRAAVAAGERFDPDPTAIEERVQRGNLTGGIDYAVLPKKTRGGSVSVLMTLRFGTPESLKDKLGAVELLGMMMARGTEELDYQQLQDEWTRLRAAVQIYSLKGVLQVQVQTKEEFLPEVIELLGKIFRSPRFEPSELEVMRRQVITSLEKNKTEPNSLAPRRVQQMLSPFDKDDIRYVMTIEEEIAMYLATTIEQIRQLHAEYLGNQAGELAVVGNFEVEPTLEKFRSVVEDWEAKQPFERIVTPAQPDIPGAVVTIETPDKSNALLYSGQQYKLADSDPEYASLVLGNFILGGGSLSSRLANRVRQQEGLSYGVRSGLTAANFAVDEKVSFTLYAITNPANKDKLLRVIREEVNRVLEEGVTEEELEQAKGAYLQAERIGRTGDSRLASMLVKSVFNDRTMEFVADHEARIQAATVDSVNAALKKYVDLDGLVMAIAGDFAAVEQPAE; encoded by the coding sequence ATGAATTTCGCAATGCTTTCACAACTGGATGTGGCGGCGGCTCGATGCCGCTTCGGACGCAGAACGTCCGCTTTCCTGCTGAGCAGTCTGGTCGCTGCTCTCTGTTTGATTCCAACCCTCTGTCCTGCCGATGACGCGGCAAAAAAGGATTCGTCCGTGCCATTGAAACTCCGCGAAGTCGAGGGGATCAGCGAGTACGCGTTGCCCAACGGCGTGAAGGTTTTGCTCTTCCCCGATGAGAGCAAAGAGGTTGTGACGGTCAACATGACGGTGTTCGTTGGCTCACGTCACGAAGGCTACGGCGAAGCCGGGATGGCTCACTTGCTCGAGCACATGTTGTTCAAGGGCACGCCCACTCATCCGGAAGTTCCCAAGGTGTTGCAGGACCGGGGAGCTCGGTTCAACGGCACGACTTGGATGGACCGAACGAACTACTACGAAACGCTGCCGGCCAGCGAAGACAATCTCGAGTTCGCTTTGAACTTGGAAGCCGATCGGTTGCTCAACAGCAACATCAAAGGCGAAGACCTCGAAAGCGAAATGACCGTGGTTCGCAACGAGTTCGAACGCGGCGAGAACTCACCCATGCGAGTCTTGATGCAGCGGATCGAATCGGCGGCGTTCGATTGGCACAACTATGGCAAATCAACGATCGGCAACCGCAGCGACATCGAGCGTGTGCCAGTGGTCAAACTGCGTCAGTTCTATCGCAAGTATTATCGCCCGGACAACGTGATGGTCATCATCGCGGGCAACTTCGAAGTCGATCACGCACTCCAATCAGTCAACGATGCGTTTGGTAGCCTGCCAGTGCCAGGCACTCCGATCGACGAAACGTACACGGTTGAGCCACCCAAGGACGGCGAGCGAACGGTCGTGCTGCGTCGGGTCGGCGATGTGCAAGTCGTCGGTGCCGCGTATCACATCCCCGCGGGCAGCCACCCTGACTATGCCGCAGTCAAAGCACTCACCAACGTTTTGGGTGATGAACCGAGTGGCCGTCTGTACAAAGAAATGGTGGAAACTGAGATCGCCAGCAGCGTTTTCGCAATGGCATTCGGTTTTCGAGAGCCTGGTTTGCTGATGACGATGGCGGAAGTGCCCGAAGACCAATCCATCGAACAGGCTCGAGCCAAACTGATCGAGCTGATGGAAAGCGATTGGGATAAGAACCCAATCACGGAACAAGAGGTCGAACGAGCCAAGCAGCAAATGCTGAAGGCTCGCGAATTGGAGGCGGCCAACACGGACAAGATCGCTGTTTCGCTCAGCGACTGGGCCGCTCAAGGCGATTGGCGTTTGTATTTCTTGTACCGCGACGCGGTGGAGGCATTGACCGTTGATCAAGTCCGCGACGTGGCCAGTCGCTATTTGAAACGGAACAACCGCACGGTTGGATTGTTCATGCCATCGGAAGAATCGGATCGCGTCAGTGTGCCGGAGTCGCCCGATTTGGCAGCCTTGTTGAAAGACTACAAAGGCCGCGCCGCGGTTGCCGCCGGTGAGCGTTTCGATCCCGATCCAACCGCGATCGAAGAACGAGTTCAGCGCGGCAACTTGACTGGCGGAATCGATTACGCAGTGCTTCCCAAGAAGACTCGCGGTGGCTCGGTATCCGTTCTGATGACGCTGCGTTTTGGGACGCCGGAATCGCTGAAGGACAAATTGGGTGCGGTCGAGTTGTTGGGCATGATGATGGCTCGCGGAACCGAGGAACTCGACTACCAACAGTTGCAAGACGAGTGGACTCGGTTGCGTGCCGCGGTGCAGATCTACAGCCTGAAAGGCGTGCTGCAGGTTCAGGTGCAGACCAAAGAAGAGTTCTTGCCTGAAGTGATTGAGTTGCTGGGCAAGATTTTCCGTTCGCCACGCTTCGAGCCTTCGGAATTGGAGGTCATGCGACGCCAGGTCATCACCAGTTTGGAAAAGAACAAGACCGAACCGAACTCGCTTGCACCACGCCGGGTTCAGCAAATGCTCTCGCCGTTCGACAAGGACGACATTCGCTACGTCATGACGATCGAGGAAGAGATCGCAATGTACTTGGCAACGACGATTGAGCAAATTCGCCAGTTGCACGCTGAATACTTGGGCAACCAGGCTGGCGAGTTGGCCGTGGTGGGGAACTTTGAAGTCGAGCCAACGCTCGAGAAATTCCGCTCGGTCGTGGAAGATTGGGAAGCCAAACAGCCATTCGAGCGAATCGTGACGCCGGCTCAGCCTGATATTCCCGGTGCCGTCGTGACGATTGAGACTCCCGACAAATCCAACGCGTTGTTGTACAGCGGGCAGCAATACAAGTTGGCGGATTCGGACCCCGAGTACGCTTCGTTGGTGCTTGGCAACTTCATCTTGGGTGGCGGTTCGCTGAGCAGCCGTTTGGCCAACCGCGTTCGTCAGCAAGAAGGTTTGTCGTACGGCGTTCGCAGTGGTTTGACCGCCGCGAATTTTGCGGTGGATGAGAAGGTCAGCTTCACGCTGTACGCGATCACCAACCCGGCCAACAAAGACAAACTGCTTCGTGTGATTCGCGAAGAGGTCAATCGGGTGTTGGAAGAAGGCGTCACCGAGGAGGAGTTGGAGCAAGCCAAGGGAGCGTACTTGCAAGCTGAACGAATTGGCCGAACGGGTGATTCGAGACTGGCTAGCATGCTGGTGAAATCGGTCTTCAACGATCGCACGATGGAGTTCGTGGCGGATCACGAGGCGAGAATTCAGGCGGCCACGGTTGATTCGGTCAACGCGGCACTGAAAAAATACGTCGATCTCGATGGCTTGGTGATGGCCATCGCGGGTGACTTTGCGGCGGTCGAGCAACCAGCAGAGTGA
- a CDS encoding TolC family protein produces MKRSLIRMTAKLQLGITLLIASGCAQTQPFFLNESPDLNYYLNSATQIEYPDVDVESLPETTESLPPLALGNHDYQFWDLTLEEATNIALQNAKFFVTTSGIAETRQNVAEQFISSSFEQVGSVYDVAIQQSTTQSVPLTVDSNGNRTLPRGVLRANQVGGVEDALAEFDAQASGFISYSNTDRPRNSGNSAVSTSLFQSDDVTAQAAISKRFATGGVATLRHQLVYGYSNLPTAPLALNSASRVVPSDYTVTMEAQVQQPLMRNRGTLVNRIPVVLASLNEDVSIAEYELQVRNLVRDVENAYWDLYVAYRNVATSVVGRNSAIATAQFAQLAMENGTGTLQELSQAKGQYFQFKAQLETALAGSNLPGPDRFGVYGSENRLRELMGLAATDGRLIRPIDEPTLARVEFDWNESVAQMLYLSPELRKSKTRVKQLELELISAKNQILPEVNLSLLYRWVGVGDTLGPPDGGTGEFPEPGSSALGSLTGGDFQEGAVRLEVTPPAIGSRRELARIQGSKFRLAAARSKLQEDERLQVSLLTGAIRKAQSHYQLTQTNAQQWQAFETEVETRLAEFEAGTRDINVVLQSQQRKAQAEINYYRALAEYSKSLSYVDYLKGTLLANSGIVLREGPWNKKAYWDALERARERSAGKKLQYGVTRPGVVRQGPVRDADSASQIIGSGTTTHGQTLPPGEFEMNAADGQVFFGDANGEALPMDMGIVRDPIRIDDHQPLMEYGSSTQEMLQAPQPIDRLSPPVTVPTPAPSIESAQPLRSPAASSNDGASWGTARRVQPAAYTAPAATSAAEPAEYAPQPVRRKPIPR; encoded by the coding sequence ATGAAACGCTCATTGATCCGTATGACTGCAAAACTGCAATTGGGAATCACCCTCCTGATCGCCAGTGGATGCGCACAAACTCAGCCGTTCTTCTTGAACGAGTCACCGGACCTGAACTACTATCTCAACTCAGCCACCCAGATAGAATATCCGGATGTGGACGTGGAGAGTCTGCCTGAAACGACGGAGTCGCTGCCTCCGCTGGCCCTTGGCAATCACGACTACCAGTTCTGGGATTTGACGCTGGAAGAAGCGACCAACATTGCGTTGCAAAACGCGAAGTTCTTCGTCACTACCAGCGGCATCGCAGAAACACGTCAGAACGTGGCGGAACAGTTCATCAGCAGTAGCTTTGAGCAAGTGGGTAGCGTTTACGACGTCGCTATTCAACAGTCGACGACTCAGTCGGTCCCGTTGACTGTCGACAGCAACGGCAACCGCACGCTGCCTCGTGGTGTTCTGCGAGCCAATCAAGTTGGTGGTGTCGAAGACGCGTTGGCTGAGTTCGATGCTCAAGCCAGCGGGTTCATCAGTTACAGCAACACCGATCGTCCACGGAACTCGGGCAACAGTGCTGTTTCGACCTCGCTGTTCCAATCGGATGATGTGACCGCACAAGCCGCGATCAGCAAACGATTCGCTACCGGTGGTGTCGCCACGCTGCGTCACCAATTGGTCTACGGCTACAGCAATTTGCCGACTGCACCGTTGGCACTTAACTCAGCATCACGAGTGGTTCCGAGCGACTACACCGTTACGATGGAAGCTCAAGTCCAGCAACCGTTGATGCGAAACCGTGGCACCTTGGTCAATCGCATTCCAGTTGTCTTGGCCAGCCTCAACGAAGACGTGTCGATCGCTGAATACGAACTGCAGGTTCGCAACTTGGTTCGTGACGTCGAGAACGCTTACTGGGATCTGTATGTTGCTTACCGCAACGTGGCCACTTCGGTGGTTGGTCGAAACAGTGCGATCGCAACGGCACAGTTTGCTCAACTCGCTATGGAAAACGGTACTGGCACGCTGCAAGAGTTGTCGCAAGCCAAAGGTCAATACTTCCAGTTCAAGGCACAGCTCGAAACCGCATTGGCGGGATCGAACCTGCCCGGCCCAGACCGATTCGGTGTCTACGGATCCGAAAACCGTCTGCGTGAGTTGATGGGCTTGGCGGCAACCGATGGTCGCTTGATTCGTCCCATCGACGAACCGACACTCGCTCGCGTCGAATTCGACTGGAATGAATCAGTCGCACAAATGCTGTACCTCTCGCCTGAACTTCGCAAGAGCAAGACTCGCGTCAAACAACTCGAACTGGAATTGATCTCGGCGAAGAATCAAATCCTTCCAGAGGTGAACCTGTCGTTGCTTTACCGCTGGGTGGGTGTCGGTGACACGCTTGGTCCTCCCGATGGTGGAACCGGCGAATTTCCTGAACCCGGAAGTTCAGCACTGGGCAGTTTGACCGGTGGTGATTTCCAGGAGGGGGCAGTTCGTCTCGAAGTGACTCCGCCCGCGATTGGTAGCCGCCGAGAGCTTGCTCGAATCCAAGGTTCGAAGTTCCGATTGGCAGCAGCCAGAAGCAAACTGCAGGAAGATGAGCGTTTGCAGGTCAGTTTGCTAACGGGGGCGATCCGCAAGGCTCAGTCGCACTACCAACTGACGCAAACCAACGCACAACAATGGCAAGCTTTCGAAACCGAAGTGGAAACTCGATTGGCTGAATTCGAAGCCGGCACACGAGACATCAACGTGGTCCTGCAAAGTCAACAACGAAAGGCTCAAGCGGAAATCAACTACTACCGTGCCTTGGCTGAATACAGCAAATCGTTGAGCTACGTCGACTACTTGAAGGGCACTTTGCTGGCCAACAGCGGCATCGTGTTGCGAGAAGGACCTTGGAACAAGAAAGCCTACTGGGATGCACTGGAACGTGCTCGTGAACGAAGTGCTGGCAAGAAGTTGCAGTACGGCGTGACTCGTCCAGGCGTGGTTCGCCAAGGGCCGGTTCGTGATGCGGACTCCGCTTCGCAAATCATTGGCAGTGGAACGACCACTCACGGACAAACGTTGCCACCGGGCGAGTTCGAAATGAACGCGGCTGACGGCCAAGTCTTTTTCGGCGATGCCAATGGCGAAGCGTTGCCAATGGACATGGGAATCGTTCGCGATCCAATCCGGATCGACGATCACCAACCGTTGATGGAGTACGGCAGCAGCACTCAAGAAATGTTGCAAGCTCCTCAGCCGATCGACCGACTGTCGCCACCCGTGACCGTCCCAACTCCGGCTCCTTCGATTGAATCGGCTCAGCCACTTCGATCGCCCGCCGCATCGTCCAACGATGGTGCGTCGTGGGGAACGGCTCGCCGAGTCCAACCTGCCGCCTACACGGCACCCGCGGCGACATCGGCTGCGGAACCCGCCGAGTACGCACCGCAACCCGTGCGACGGAAACCCATTCCTCGCTGA